Proteins from one Homalodisca vitripennis isolate AUS2020 chromosome 3, UT_GWSS_2.1, whole genome shotgun sequence genomic window:
- the LOC124357589 gene encoding endocuticle structural glycoprotein SgAbd-2-like: MKSVLVTLLFSCSALGSPQFPHNHRLLGDIHPTQLPPIRGDEAAPADQTGYEARTYYQTGYRLQNTGYRPVPDPVPQPVAVYSPQDYRSPPTDYRASTPKDVVPILTYTNDVALDGSYNYNFESADGIARQESAVMTNAGTEEEGQSVQGSYSYTAPDGTLITVNYVADKDGFRAEGAHLPTPPPIPEAIAKSLEYIARVRAAQPAGYEDDGQYQPEDSFRKPNEGPFRKPNLYST, encoded by the exons GTATTAGTGACTCTTCTATTCTCCTGTTCGGCACTGGGCAGCCCGCAGTTCCCTCACAACCATCGACTTCTAGGAGACATCCACCCCACTCAGCTTCCACCCATCCGAGGAGACGAGGCGGCCCCAGCGGACCAAACCGGTTACGAGGCCCGAACTTACTATCAGACCGGCTACCGGCTCCAGAACACCGGTTACCGACCTGTACCCGATCCGGTGCCCCAGCCGGTAGCTGTGTACTCGCCCCAGGACTACCGCAGCCCCCCAACAGACTACAGAGCCTCCACGCCAAAAGATGTTGTTCCAATATTGACCTATACCAATGATGTAGCACTTGACGGATCCTACAACTACAA TTTTGAGTCGGCGGACGGGATAGCGCGGCAGGAGAGTGCCGTGATGACGAATGCAGGTACGGAGGAAGAAGGACAGAGTGTACAGGGGAGCTACTCGTACACAGCTCCAGATGGAACCCTCATCACTGTCAACTACGTGGCGGACAAGGACGGGTTCCGAGCAGAAGGTGCACACTTGCCCACCCCGCCACCGATCCCTGAGGCTATCGCCAAGTCACTGGAGTACATCGCGAGGGTTAG GGCTGCCCAGCCAGCTGGCTATGAGGATGACGGCCAGTACCAGCCTGAGGATTCATTCAGGAAACCAAATGAGGGTCCATTCAGGAAACCAAATCTGTACTCCACCTGA